The DNA region CAGCGAAGAACTGAGTTCTTGTTGAAAAGAGGACTCTGGGTTGCCCATGTCTCCCCGAGGGATTTTATATTGCTAACTTGTCCATAGTGTTAACATTACGAGAAATACTCTCGTTCAGATTACCCTCTATACTCATGCCAGACGTCTAGCTTACCATGCAGTACGTACCTGAAAAGGCATCCGAAGAGCGGGCAATCTACACCGAATCGGGTAAGCGAAGAGCGCCGTTCTTTCCTATTTTGGAATGCTAAGAGCGCGAGCCCTTATCCTCCACATAATACTGATTGCTATCCATCTGTCTCTAAATGATGGGGACATAATAATTCATACAGCTGTAAGTATTATGAGCCTGGGATGGCGGACCAACAGCTTGGCCATACCCGAAGACGGCAATATCAGCAGCTCGTTCGATAACAACTTCCTTGTTCTCAAGACGAATTCATTAATAAAACATTTTATGTACCATTGGCTAAAATATGCTATACTATGACACCCGTCTGCCACCGATTCCGCAATTTCAGCTTCACTACCAGAAACATCCCAACCCGCTACCCTTCAATAAGACAGCGATGCCCCTTCGGTGACATCAAGAAGTAGCTCTTCATCTCCATATCCTCGGCTGACATTCCTTCCTTTGCTGATACGTGGGCCTGCGGGAAGGTCCGAAAGAAAAGTGCTGTTGCTAGACGTAGTTCCATGCGGGCAAGGTGTATGCCGATGCAGACTGAGATATATTAGAAATTGAAAATTCCAAGGTTATTGAGGGACCGTGACGTACTGCGTGAGCCTCCACCAAATGGCATAGAGGCATCTTTCATTTGTTTACTAGGGGTTTCCCATCGCCCAGGGTTGAATCTTCAATATCAGTCAGTCTTAAACCAGGAATATGTGTTGGGGTAAGGGAAAACCCACTTATATGGTTCAGGAAATATATCTTCCTTGCGGTGGAGACTATATGCCTGCGTAGCAACAGCAACGCCACCAGGAAGCTGATAACCGGACAAGTTTGCCCCCTCTTGCGGAACAACCCTCGGCAAACCCATAGAAACCACAGTATGCAACCGCAAAGTCTCGTCGATGACCTGGTTGAGATAGGGTAAATCCCGAAGTGCTCTGTCAGTGTACCCCTCCGGAAGAGAAGCGACCTCGGCCACGAGTTTCTCGCGGACATTCACATCCTTGCAGACTGAATAGACGAGATAGGTCAAAGTGATAGCGGTTGTGTCACTTCCGGCGACTATATATGCCTGCGCGTCGTTTCTAATTTCGACGTCAGACATGCCATCTTTGCCGGCGTTGTACAGCTTAGTGAACAGGGTGGGCTTTGGGTCGTCGCTTTCTTCAATCACGCGCTTGTAACGGTCGATTGATTGTTGGGCGTATTCTTTCAATCTCTTGCTCATGTCGGATACTTTTCGGAAGACGGGGAGAGGGAGACGATATGCCAGTAGCACGAGCGAAGGGAACGTTGTTCGGATGGGCGAGATCGCGCCAAGACTTTGAAGATCCGTGATGTATTGGTTTTTCTGAGGAATTAGCCATGTGTCACCATTTATAGCAAGTGCTGATTGGTAACTCACCTCTCCGGAATCCAACATGCGGAATGACTCGCCAAAGCTCAATTCCCCGATGACATCGGTTGTCATGTAGAACCACCATTTGAACACGTCCATAACGCCACGAGACTCTAGCTCGTTAGACATCCTATTAACAGCCAAGTGAACTCTATCAGAGATAAGCGGCTCAAAACGTGTCAGAGAAGAGTCCGAGATAGGATTCGCGAGCAGACGTCGATGAGCGGAATGAAACGCCGGGTCTGTAGTGGAAAACACAGTCTCAACGGCCGACAACGTGCGATAGAACCGTGCCAGTTTGAGATACCCTCCTCTGGCTCTGTGGATTACCTTTACGGCATCAACATCGCAAATATCGACCTCCTCGGGACTAACGCGAACAACAGGGCCATATTTCTGATGTAGGGAATGCACATAGTTTGGCTTCTTTCCAGCAAACCAGTAGAATATGGTGACTATTCCCGTCCATTTCGAAATTTCGGGACCGGGGATATGGGCTAAGGGGCTCCTAATCCTGTCGTAGAGCAGTTTCTTTGTATGCTTAGTGTATGTTGTAGCCGATGCAATGGATTCAACCTACCAGGATAAAAATGACGGCCAGAGAACCGACGAGCGTTGATAATGACATATTTAACTGCGAAGTCAAGAATTTAACAAAGGGAggggaaagaaaagcaagaaaaggaaaaaaaaaaaaaaaaaggaagagaaataAATAAAGTAACATTGCTTCTTCTGTGATCCCAGCAGAGTAACGGTGCATCGGTGTCACCATCCCCGTATTCATTCGGACTTCGGACATCGGCCATTACAGTGTCCGACAACAAAAGCAGGATGAAATCATGATGCATTTTGAGGCTTCATGGTGTTGATTCATTCGTCGCGGCTTGATGCATTTCAAAGCAGAAATCCCTCATTGCTGGCAACAATTGAATGGTCGATACCGGAGATGGAAATCTTCTCGGTATCATATTAGCCGTTTGTTTAGGGTTGTTGAATTGTATCACATCATAGTCCAGCAGCTTGTTCTAAAATCGAAGACCATTTCATTGATATGAAGAATTCAGCAGAACAGACAGAGTATTATCAATGTAGACACTATTCATCGTAGTTAGGATGATGACCCACTCAACTCGTTTTCTTCAAATCAACACCCTCTTCAAACGCACCACCCCCAGCATCCGCATCAATCTTGATACTCTCATCCAGCCCACAAACTCGGAACAGCGTCTGCGGTGTCATCTCCTCCGACAATCCCGGCAGCCCATCCCTCTTTAGCTTCTCCATGCCAGACCGAATAGCAGTCAACGCAGGCCCCAGCGCCGCAAACGGGAAGATAATAAGCTTGAATCCCATCTCCTTCGCCTCCTGCGCCGAAATCGACGGCGTAGCTCCGTGCTCCACCATGTTCAGGACTAGCGGCCATCC from Aspergillus chevalieri M1 DNA, chromosome 2, nearly complete sequence includes:
- a CDS encoding cytochrome P450 (COG:Q;~EggNog:ENOG410PJ9D;~InterPro:IPR001128,IPR017972,IPR002401,IPR036396;~PFAM:PF00067;~go_function: GO:0005506 - iron ion binding [Evidence IEA];~go_function: GO:0016705 - oxidoreductase activity, acting on paired donors, with incorporation or reduction of molecular oxygen [Evidence IEA];~go_function: GO:0020037 - heme binding [Evidence IEA];~go_process: GO:0055114 - oxidation-reduction process [Evidence IEA]), encoding MSLSTLVGSLAVIFILKLLYDRIRSPLAHIPGPEISKWTGIVTIFYWFAGKKPNYVHSLHQKYGPVVRVSPEEVDICDVDAVKVIHRARGGYLKLARFYRTLSAVETVFSTTDPAFHSAHRRLLANPISDSSLTRFEPLISDRVHLAVNRMSNELESRGVMDVFKWWFYMTTDVIGELSFGESFRMLDSGEKNQYITDLQSLGAISPIRTTFPSLVLLAYRLPLPVFRKVSDMSKRLKEYAQQSIDRYKRVIEESDDPKPTLFTKLYNAGKDGMSDVEIRNDAQAYIVAGSDTTAITLTYLVYSVCKDVNVREKLVAEVASLPEGYTDRALRDLPYLNQVIDETLRLHTVVSMGLPRVVPQEGANLSGYQLPGGVAVATQAYSLHRKEDIFPEPYKFNPGRWETPSKQMKDASMPFGGGSRICIGIHLARMELRLATALFFRTFPQAHVSAKEGMSAEDMEMKSYFLMSPKGHRCLIEG